One Globicephala melas chromosome 18, mGloMel1.2, whole genome shotgun sequence DNA segment encodes these proteins:
- the TMEM272 gene encoding LOW QUALITY PROTEIN: transmembrane protein 272 (The sequence of the model RefSeq protein was modified relative to this genomic sequence to represent the inferred CDS: substituted 1 base at 1 genomic stop codon), which produces MSLLLYNPTRMRRLLSKAVVIDDDDDDVYPXRQNAHKYYIHLLSLFPFLWFFLGNYWVFSVYLPDFIPPFQQPQDYCDKTLYVFAVGVLVLGLLVLGSSCVHVWSRWRPAAEED; this is translated from the coding sequence ACCCCACCAGGATGAGGCGGCTTCTGTCCAAGGCCGTGGTGATTGATGATGACGACGACGATGTATATCCCTAGAGGCAGAACGCACACAAATATTACATCCACCTTCTcagcctcttccccttcctctggtTCTTTCTGGGAAATTACTGGGTCTTTTCTGTTTACCTGCCAGATTTTATTCCACctttccagcagcctcaggattACTGTGACAAAACCCTGTACGTCTTTGCAGTAGGTGTCCTCGTGCTGGGCTTACTTGTGCTGGGCAGCAGCTGTGTCCACGTGTGGTCCAGGTGGAGGCCTGCTGCTGAGGAAGACTGA